A genomic region of Candidatus Methylomirabilota bacterium contains the following coding sequences:
- a CDS encoding (2Fe-2S)-binding protein — protein MSDRYPLELVVNGRRVRREVPSSQTLLEFVREDLRLTGTNLSCDTGDCGACTVLVDGQPYTACIVLALDVEGREVTTIEGLAARWQAQSGAAPPSLHPVQQGFLEEGGAQCGFCTAGMVMAAAGLLEANPAPTEAEIQAGLEGNLCRCTGYTKIIKAVEVAAQRMRGRPVH, from the coding sequence ATGAGTGATCGCTATCCGCTCGAGCTCGTCGTCAATGGCCGGCGGGTCCGGCGCGAGGTCCCGAGCTCGCAGACGCTGCTGGAGTTCGTCCGCGAGGACCTCCGGCTCACCGGGACGAACCTGTCCTGCGACACGGGCGACTGCGGTGCCTGTACCGTGCTCGTCGACGGCCAGCCCTATACCGCGTGCATCGTGCTCGCCCTCGACGTCGAGGGCCGGGAGGTGACGACGATCGAGGGCCTGGCCGCCCGCTGGCAGGCGCAGTCAGGGGCCGCGCCGCCGAGCCTTCATCCAGTGCAGCAGGGCTTCCTCGAGGAAGGCGGCGCCCAGTGCGGATTCTGCACGGCCGGCATGGTCATGGCGGCGGCGGGCCTCCTCGAGGCGAATCCCGCCCCGACCGAGGCGGAGATCCAGGCCGGGCTGGAAGGGAACCTCTGCCGGTGCACCGGCTACACGAAGATCATCAAGGCGGTCGAGGTGGCGGCCCAGCGAATGCGCGGGCGGCCGGTCCACTGA